From a single Arachis hypogaea cultivar Tifrunner chromosome 3, arahy.Tifrunner.gnm2.J5K5, whole genome shotgun sequence genomic region:
- the LOC112789942 gene encoding putative multidrug resistance protein has product MGNNSMFRYADGVDKLLMLFGTIGSIGDGLQNPLMMYILSDVINAYGDKNTKLGMHDVNKYALRLLLVAIGVGLSAFVEGMCWARTAERQASRMRMEYLKSVLRQEIGFFDSQTAGTSTTYQVVSLISSDANTIQVALCEKIPDCLTYMSTFFFCHIFAFVLSWRLTLAAIPLSLMFIVPALMFGKMMLDVTMKMIESYGVAGGIAEQAISSIRTVYSYVGENQTLNKFSSALQKTMELGIKQGFAKGLMLGSMGVIYISWGFQAWVGTILITEKGEKGGHVFVAGFNVLMGGLSILSALPNLTAITEATTAVTRLFEMIDRVPSIDSEDKKGKALSYVRGEIEFRNIYFNYPSRPDTPILQGLNLTFPAGKRVGLVGGSGSGKSTIIALLERFYDPIEGEILLDGHKISRLQLKWFRSQFGLVNQEPVLFATSIKENILFGKEGASMENVISAAKSANAHDFIVQLPDGYETQVGQFGFQLSGGQKQRIAIARALLRDPKILLLDEATSALDAQSERVVQAAIDQVSKGRTTIIIAHRLSTIQTADLIAVLQEGRVIELGTHNELMDLNDGQGGAYARMVELQQVTAQNDEPRPSSNAPKERRSTQRISTPQSPSVSFTSSTHGTPMFTPFSQGLSMGTPYSYTVQYDLDDDSFEDNPKRLHHPAPSQWQLLKLNAPEWGRALLGLLGALGSGAVQPINAYCVGLLISIYFDTDNMKSKTRRLALVFLGIGVFNFFTSILQHYNFAVMGERLTRRIREKLLEKLMTFEIGWYDQEENTSAAICARLSSEANLVRSLVGDRMSLLSQALFGSLFAYALGLVLTWKLSLVMIAVQPIVIGSFYARSVLMKSMAEKARKSQREGSQLASEAVINHRTITAFSSQKRMMSLFQSTMLGPKQESIRHSWISGFGLFSSQFFNTASTALAYWYGGRLLVNGDITPKHLFQAFLILLFTAYIIAEAGSMTNDISKGNSAVGSVFAILDRKSEIDPETSWGSDKRRKIRGKVELKSVFFAYPTRPDQMIFKGLCLTVEAGRTVALVGHSGSGKSTIIGLVERFYDPLKGSVCIDEQDIVSYNLRMLRSHIALVSQEPTLFAGTIRENIAYGKEEATESEIRRAAAMANAHEFISGMKDGYETYCGERGVQLSGGQKQRVALARAILKNPAILLLDEATSALDSVSENLVQEALEKMMVGRTCIVVAHRLSTIQRSNSIAVIKGGKVVEQGSHNELISLHGAYYSLIKHQNANSSR; this is encoded by the exons ATGGGGAACAATAGCATGTTTCGTTATGCCGATGGTGTGGACAAGTTGTTAATGTTGTTTGGGACCATCGGAAGCATTGGTGATGGATTGCAGAACCCTCTTATGATGTATATTCTTAGTGATGTTATCAATGCTTATGGAGACAAGAATACCAAATTGGGTATGCATGATGTGAACAAG tATGCATTGAGGCTTTTATTAGTTGCAATTGGTGTTGGACTTTCAGCTTTTGTAG AAGGAATGTGTTGGGCAAGAACTGCAGAGAGACAGGCTTCAAGAATGAGAATGGAATATTTGAAATCAGTGCTGAGACAAGAAATTGGATTCTTTGATAGCCAGACAGCTGGTACTTCAACAACTTACCAAGTTGTCTCACTCATCTCCTCGGATGCCAATACCATCCAAGTTGCCTTGTGTGAGAAG atACCAGACTGCTTGACATACATGTCAACATTCTTTTTCTGCCACATCTTTGCATTTGTGCTTTCATGGAGACTCACACTTGCAGCCATACCACTCTCCCTCATGTTCATAGTCCCAGCTCTCATGTTTGGGAAGATGATGTTGGATGTGACAATGAAAATGATTGAGTCTTATGGTGTTGCTGGTGGGATTGCAGAGCAAGCAATATCTTCAATAAGAACTGTTTATTCCTATGTTGGGGAAAACCAAACTCTGAACAAATTCAGCAGTGCCCTTCAGAAAACCATGGAGTTAGGAATAAAGCAAGGTTTTGCAAAAGGGTTGATGTTAGGGAGCATGGGAGTTATTTATATAAGTTGGGGTTTTCAGGCTTGGGTTGGAACCATTCTTATCACTGAAAAAGGAGAAAAGGGTGGTCATGTTTTTGTGGCTGGCTTCAATGTACTCATGGGAGGGCT GAGCATTTTAAGTGCACTTCCAAATTTAACTGCCATAACAGAAGCAACTACTGCCGTCACTCGCCTTTTCGAAATGATTGATAGGGTACCATCCATAGATTCTGAAGACAAAAAGGGGAAGGCCTTGTCATATGTTAGAGGAGAAATTGAATTCAGGAACATATACTTCAATTATCCATCAAGACCAGACACACCAATCTTACAAGGACTCAATCTCACTTTTCCAGCAGGCAAGAGAGTAGGCCTTGTTGGTGGTAGTGGTTCTGGAAAATCAACAATCATTGCACTTCTTGAGAGGTTCTATGACCCTATTGAGGGAGAAATACTATTGGATGGTCACAAGATTAGTAGACTTCAGTTGAAATGGTTTAGATCCCAATTTGGCCTAGTGAATCAAGAGCCTGTTCTTTTTGCTACATCAATTAAAGAGAATATATTGTTTGGAAAAGAAGGGGCTTCAATGGAAAATGTGATAAGTGCAGCTAAGTCAGCAAATGCACATGATTTCATTGTTCAGTTGCCAGATGGTTATGAAACTCAA GTTGGACAGTTTGGATTTCAATTATCCGGCGGACAGAAGCAGCGAATCGCCATAGCAAGAGCATTACTTAGAGATCCAAAGATTCTCCTGCTTGATGAAGCAACCAGTGCTCTGGATGCACAATCCGAAAGGGTAGTACAGGCTGCGATAGATCAAGTTTCAAAAGGAAGGACAACAATCATCATCGCACACCGTTTATCTACGATACAAACGGCCGACCTCATTGCTGTCCTTCAAGAAGGCAGAGTGATTGAATTAGGCACCCATAATGAGCTGATGGACTTGAATGACGGACAAGGTGGAGCCTACGCCCGAATGGTAGAGTTGCAGCAAGTAACAGCTCAGAATGATGAACCAAGGCCTAGTTCCAATGCTCCCAAGGAGCGAAGGAGCACACAAAGGATCAGCACTCCTCAAAGCCCTTCAGTGAGTTTCACATCAAGCACACATGGCACTCCAATGTTCACTCCCTTCAGTCAGGGACTTTCCATGGGAACTCCTTACTCCTACACAGTTCAATATGATCTGGATGATGATAGTTTCGAAGATAACCCGAAACGATTGCATCATCCGGCTCCGTCACAGTGGCAATTGCTAAAGTTAAATGCTCCTGAGTGGGGTAGAGCATTGCTTGGACTCTTGGGAGCGTTGGGCTCTGGAGCAGTTCAACCAATAAATGCATACTGTGTTGGATTGCTAATATCTATCTACTTTGACACTGATAACATGAAGTCCAAGACTCGACGCCTGGCCCTGGTTTTCTTAGGAATTGGTGTCTTTAACTTCTTCACAAGCATCCTCCAACACTACAATTTCGCAGTCATGGGCGAAAGGTTGACTCGAAGAATCCGCGAGAAGCTTCTAGAAAAACTGATGACATTTGAGATAGGATGGTATGACCAGGAAGAGAACACCAGTGCGGCGATCTGCGCAAGACTATCTTCCGAAGCCAACTTGGTTCGATCGCTGGTAGGCGATCGGATGTCATTGTTATCACAGGCATTATTTGGTTCTCTGTTTGCGTATGCTCTAGGACTCGTGCTGACGTGGAAGCTGTCCCTTGTGATGATTGCAGTGCAGCCAATTGTCATCGGAAGCTTCTATGCAAGGAGTGTTTTAATGAAAAGCATGGCTGAAAAGGCACGAAAGTCACAACGAGAAGGAAGCCAGCTGGCAAGTGAGGCAGTTATAAACCACAGAACAATAACCGCCTTCAGTTCTCAGAAGAGAATGATGTCACTCTTCCAATCCACTATGTTAGGCCCTAAGCAAGAGAGCATTAGGCATTCTTGGATTTCGGGTTTCGGCCTTTTCAGCTCCCAATTCTTCAACACTGCTTCCACAGCTTTAGCATACTGGTATGGTGGGAGGCTCCTTGTGAATGGTGACATTACTCCCAAGCATCTGTTCCAAGCCTTCTTGATATTGCTCTTCACTGCTTACATCATTGCAGAGGCTGGAAGCATGACAAATGACATATCTAAAGGAAACAGTGCAGTCGGATCGGTTTTCGCCATCTTGGACCGGAAAAGCGAGATTGATCCTGAGACATCATGGGGGTCAGATAAAAGAAGGAAGATTAGGGGTAAAGTTGAGCTTAAGAGTGTGTTCTTTGCATATCCAACTAGGCCTGATCAAATGATATTTAAGGGTTTGTGTCTCACAGTTGAAGCTGGGAGAACAGTGGCACTAGTAGGGCATAGTGGGAGTGGCAAATCCACCATTATTGGTCTTGTTGAGAGATTTTATGATCCTTTGAAGGGAAGTGTGTGTATAGATGAACAAGATATTGTGTCATATAATTTGAGAATGCTGAGGTCACATATTGCATTGGTGAGTCAAGAGCCAACACTTTTTGCTGGAaccattagagaaaatattgcTTATGGAAAAGAAGAGGCTACTGAATCTGAGATAAGAAGGGCTGCAGCTATGGCTAATGCTCATGAATTCATAAG TGGAATGAAAGATGGGTATGAGACATATTGTGGAGAAAGAGGGGTTCAACTCTCAGGAGGGCAGAAACAAAGAGTAGCATTAGCAAGGGCCATACTAAAGAATCCAGCAATATTGCTTCTTGATGAGGCTACAAGTGCATTGGACAGTGTGTCAGAGAATTTGGTCCAAGAAGCACTTGAGAAGATGATGGTTGGACGAACATGCATTGTTGTGGCACATAGGCTATCTACAATACAAAGATCCAACTCCATTGCTGTCATTAAGGGTGGCAAGGTTGTGGAACAAGGTTCACATAATGAGTTAATTTCCCTTCATGGGGCATACTATTCTCTTATTAAACATCAAAATGCTAACTCCTCTCGATAA
- the LOC112789943 gene encoding uncharacterized protein isoform X2, which translates to MAPVAPRSGDAIFANIERVNAELFTLTYGAIVRQLLTDLEEVEEVNKQLEQMGYNIGIRLIDEFLAKSNVSRCVDFRETADVIAKVGFKMFLGVTASVSNWDAEGTCCSIILEDNPLVDFVELPDTCQGLYYCNMLSGVIRGALEMVSMKTEVTWIRDVLRGDDVFELQMLHA; encoded by the exons ATGGCTCCAGTTGCTCCTCGTTCCGGCGACGCCATCTTCGCTAACATCGAGCGTGTT AATGCGGAGCTTTTTACTCTAACGTATGGCGCGATTGTGCGTCAATTGCTCACGGATCTGGAAGAGGTTGAAGAGGTGAACAAGCAGCTTGAACAAAT GGGTTATAACATTGGAATCCGTTTGATTGACGAATTTTTAGCAAAATCCAATGTCTCAAGGTGCGTTGATTTCAGAGAGACTGCTGATGTAATTGCAAAG GTTGGTTTTAAGATGTTCCTTGGTGTTACTGCATCTGTGAGCAACTGGGATGCTGAAGGTACATGTTGTAGTATCATTTTGGAGGATAATCCTTTGGTAGACTTTGTTGAGCTTCCTGACACCTGTCAAGGTCTTTACTATTGCAACATGTTAAGTGGTGTCATTAGAGGAGCCTTAGAGATG GTGTCAATGAAGACTGAGGTCACTTGGATCCGCGATGTGCTTCGAGGTGATGATGTGTTTGAGTTGCAG ATGCTTCATGCTTAA
- the LOC112789943 gene encoding uncharacterized protein isoform X1, producing the protein MAPVAPRSGDAIFANIERVNAELFTLTYGAIVRQLLTDLEEVEEVNKQLEQMGYNIGIRLIDEFLAKSNVSRCVDFRETADVIAKVGFKMFLGVTASVSNWDAEGTCCSIILEDNPLVDFVELPDTCQGLYYCNMLSGVIRGALEMVSMKTEVTWIRDVLRGDDVFELQVKLLKQVPEEYPYKDDE; encoded by the exons ATGGCTCCAGTTGCTCCTCGTTCCGGCGACGCCATCTTCGCTAACATCGAGCGTGTT AATGCGGAGCTTTTTACTCTAACGTATGGCGCGATTGTGCGTCAATTGCTCACGGATCTGGAAGAGGTTGAAGAGGTGAACAAGCAGCTTGAACAAAT GGGTTATAACATTGGAATCCGTTTGATTGACGAATTTTTAGCAAAATCCAATGTCTCAAGGTGCGTTGATTTCAGAGAGACTGCTGATGTAATTGCAAAG GTTGGTTTTAAGATGTTCCTTGGTGTTACTGCATCTGTGAGCAACTGGGATGCTGAAGGTACATGTTGTAGTATCATTTTGGAGGATAATCCTTTGGTAGACTTTGTTGAGCTTCCTGACACCTGTCAAGGTCTTTACTATTGCAACATGTTAAGTGGTGTCATTAGAGGAGCCTTAGAGATG GTGTCAATGAAGACTGAGGTCACTTGGATCCGCGATGTGCTTCGAGGTGATGATGTGTTTGAGTTGCAGGTAAAACTTCTCAAGCAGGTCCCCGAGGAGTATCCATACAAGGATGATGAGTGA